In Pyxidicoccus xibeiensis, the following proteins share a genomic window:
- a CDS encoding DUF7151 family protein gives MRWTWMVILALAAGCDGIGPKDLFKQHRSLTRDALEPAGEHCLQGGRKFESGLDENDNDQLDDLEVDETQTRYFCVSALSRRREEPAGSHCEKGGQAVQTGVDLDSSGTLEDGEVTHTDYVCATSVPGVLVRTRPVPPGTQCPMGGQVSEAGNDDNGNLLLEDDEIDSEAHGCTEVDPVLWRLSTGSGVALEGCDTTGTTVKAGPDLNRNGELEDGEVRGEASACIHINQAGVLQRAVAEAETCPTGGTLVGMGRDSNGNGVMEEAELLARAYVCLPTLTYEGNYTVTRPADLVALRAVSRIRGHLTITGPTLAELVLPGLVAVEGSLRIDSTQVLKRVELPGVRFVGQALSVNDNPQLETLVVGGNPSEEVPVGTDLVISVNPRLTSLEGLAAVSPRGSVELSFNPALVEPGDLVNVREPRGSVTVHMHGALRTFPMPNLRSVGESLTISNTRMLTSLDSLSQLSHVGKDLSIEDTLEVVSLKVALQSLRTVGGVLEIVSNAKLENLGEMPELTQAGSIHILGNAALQEVLPMARLEVVLKEIRVINNPSLHTVERFPSLRYVKEVALIDNPVLTGVHGFGKVRWLSELTVLRNTALQDLEGFLLLSEVDMLSVAENPRLTALRLVALTDVTTSFSIRDNTRLPTCLAVSLADRVYSGPPDQRIIERNNDQAGCGP, from the coding sequence ATGCGGTGGACGTGGATGGTCATTCTGGCGCTGGCGGCGGGCTGCGACGGCATCGGGCCGAAGGACCTCTTCAAGCAGCACCGCTCGCTCACGCGTGACGCCCTGGAGCCGGCCGGCGAGCACTGTCTCCAAGGGGGGCGCAAGTTCGAGAGCGGCCTGGACGAGAATGACAACGACCAGCTCGACGACCTCGAGGTGGACGAGACCCAGACCCGGTACTTCTGCGTCAGCGCGCTGTCGCGCCGTCGCGAGGAGCCGGCCGGCAGCCACTGCGAGAAGGGCGGCCAGGCGGTGCAGACCGGCGTGGACCTGGACTCCAGCGGCACGCTCGAGGACGGGGAGGTGACGCACACCGACTATGTCTGCGCCACCTCGGTGCCCGGTGTGCTCGTGCGCACGCGGCCGGTGCCCCCCGGCACGCAGTGCCCCATGGGAGGACAGGTCTCCGAAGCCGGGAATGACGACAACGGCAACCTGCTCCTGGAAGACGACGAGATTGACAGCGAGGCCCACGGGTGCACGGAGGTGGACCCGGTGCTGTGGCGGCTGAGCACGGGCTCGGGCGTGGCCCTCGAGGGCTGCGACACCACTGGCACCACCGTGAAGGCGGGACCGGACCTCAACCGCAACGGCGAGCTGGAGGACGGCGAGGTGCGAGGCGAGGCCTCCGCCTGCATCCACATCAACCAGGCCGGCGTGCTCCAGCGAGCCGTGGCCGAGGCAGAGACGTGCCCGACCGGCGGCACCCTGGTGGGCATGGGCAGGGACAGCAACGGGAACGGAGTCATGGAGGAGGCGGAGCTCCTCGCCCGCGCATATGTCTGCCTGCCCACGCTGACATACGAGGGCAACTACACGGTCACCCGCCCGGCGGACCTGGTGGCGCTGCGAGCCGTCTCCCGCATCCGGGGCCATCTGACCATCACCGGCCCCACCCTGGCGGAGCTCGTGCTGCCGGGGCTGGTGGCGGTCGAGGGCAGCCTGCGCATCGATTCGACGCAGGTCCTCAAGCGCGTGGAGCTGCCGGGGGTGCGCTTCGTGGGCCAGGCGCTGTCCGTGAACGACAACCCGCAGCTCGAAACCCTGGTCGTGGGCGGGAACCCGAGCGAGGAGGTGCCGGTTGGCACCGACCTGGTCATCAGCGTCAACCCGCGGCTCACGTCGCTGGAGGGACTGGCAGCCGTCTCCCCTCGCGGAAGCGTCGAGCTGAGCTTCAACCCCGCCCTCGTCGAGCCGGGCGACCTGGTGAACGTTCGCGAGCCCAGGGGCAGTGTGACTGTCCACATGCACGGCGCCCTGCGGACCTTCCCGATGCCGAACCTCCGTTCGGTGGGCGAGTCGCTGACCATCAGCAACACCCGCATGCTCACGTCGCTGGACAGCCTCTCGCAGCTTTCGCACGTGGGGAAGGACCTCAGCATCGAGGACACCTTGGAAGTGGTCAGCCTGAAGGTGGCGCTCCAGTCGCTCCGGACGGTGGGCGGGGTACTCGAAATCGTTTCCAACGCCAAGCTGGAGAACCTGGGGGAGATGCCCGAGCTGACGCAGGCGGGCTCCATCCACATCCTCGGCAACGCGGCGCTCCAGGAGGTCCTCCCGATGGCCCGGTTGGAGGTCGTGCTGAAAGAGATACGGGTCATCAACAATCCGTCGCTCCATACGGTCGAGCGCTTCCCGTCGCTCCGGTATGTGAAGGAAGTCGCGCTCATCGACAACCCGGTGCTGACGGGCGTCCACGGCTTCGGCAAGGTGCGGTGGCTGAGCGAGCTGACCGTGTTGAGGAACACCGCGCTGCAGGACCTGGAGGGCTTCCTGCTGCTGAGCGAGGTGGACATGCTCTCTGTGGCCGAGAACCCGCGGCTGACCGCGCTGAGACTGGTCGCGCTGACCGACGTGACGACGTCCTTTTCCATCAGGGACAACACGCGGCTGCCCACCTGCCTGGCCGTGTCGCTCGCGGACCGCGTCTATAGCGGCCCCCCCGACCAGCGCATCATCGAGCGCAACAACGACCAGGCGGGCTGCGGGCCATAG
- a CDS encoding DUF7151 family protein, giving the protein MRWMWMAVLALVTGCDDIKLEDLVRQPEARTRVASEPPGEHCPHGGQEVLTGLDHNDNGALDDAEVTGTEFLCLTPIPHVLVRVQAVPPGEQCPLGGQVSRAGNDTNGNGALEDSEITREAYGCTQPEPVVTRVRVPRPPASACPMAVTVVEAGPDMDGDGALDDSEARARLEVCAEARQVLSRLSPEPAGARCPAGGTQVVAGADANGDGELGEEEVSAGVYVCQLQHTYQGHYMVQSAADVAALQGISRIRGSLFVLRTGLTEAVVPGLAVVEGEVTIAGNEKLTRLELPDLRFVAASLRVTSNPVLETLMLGGSSHERVWVGEDLDVTSNLLLKSMDGLKLASPRRSVYLRNNPVLTYTLGEGGLQGVEALGDTLIVLNNDAVTSLPFPNLQRVGGSVQIEDNDSLQSLRGTGLWFIGMGFHVSDNDALQDLSGLEKLEVVAGPLSVSGNDALRSTEGLVALGHVRGLGIISNAELEWAGDLPNLRSIHVELDVRYNPKLLGLRNLGSLQSVSQVRLHDNPLLAEVSGLAKVTDLAILSVQRNGALTSLAGLTHLREVGSLSLFENPELASFGLGRLERVRDEFQVILNPKLPTCLATSLAAAVYTGQPALLRIRDNDDGATCGN; this is encoded by the coding sequence ATGCGTTGGATGTGGATGGCGGTGCTCGCACTGGTGACAGGCTGCGATGACATCAAGCTGGAGGACCTCGTGAGACAGCCCGAGGCGCGCACCCGCGTTGCCTCGGAGCCGCCCGGGGAGCACTGCCCTCATGGCGGACAGGAGGTGCTGACGGGCCTGGACCACAACGACAACGGCGCGCTCGACGATGCCGAGGTGACGGGCACCGAGTTCCTCTGCCTCACGCCCATTCCCCATGTGCTGGTGCGGGTGCAGGCGGTGCCTCCCGGGGAGCAGTGCCCCCTGGGGGGCCAGGTCTCCCGCGCGGGGAACGACACCAACGGCAACGGCGCGCTGGAGGACAGCGAAATCACCCGCGAGGCGTATGGCTGCACGCAGCCGGAGCCGGTGGTCACCCGCGTGCGCGTGCCAAGACCCCCGGCCTCCGCGTGCCCCATGGCGGTGACGGTGGTGGAGGCAGGGCCGGACATGGACGGGGACGGCGCGCTGGACGACAGCGAAGCCCGGGCCCGCCTCGAGGTGTGCGCGGAAGCCCGCCAGGTCCTCTCGCGACTCTCCCCGGAGCCCGCGGGCGCGCGGTGCCCCGCCGGAGGCACGCAGGTGGTGGCGGGCGCGGACGCGAACGGGGATGGCGAGCTGGGCGAAGAGGAGGTGTCCGCGGGGGTGTACGTGTGCCAGCTGCAGCACACCTACCAGGGGCACTACATGGTGCAGAGCGCGGCGGACGTGGCGGCGCTGCAGGGCATCTCCCGCATCCGCGGAAGCCTCTTCGTCCTGCGCACCGGGTTGACCGAGGCAGTCGTCCCGGGCCTCGCGGTGGTGGAAGGCGAGGTGACAATCGCGGGCAACGAGAAGCTGACGCGCCTGGAACTGCCCGACCTGCGCTTCGTGGCGGCGAGCCTCAGGGTGACCTCCAACCCCGTGCTGGAAACCCTGATGCTCGGCGGTTCCTCGCACGAGCGGGTGTGGGTGGGGGAGGACCTGGATGTGACGTCCAACCTCCTGCTGAAGAGCATGGACGGGCTGAAGTTGGCATCTCCTCGCCGCAGCGTCTACCTGAGGAACAACCCCGTGCTGACGTACACCCTGGGAGAGGGGGGACTCCAGGGCGTCGAAGCCCTCGGTGACACGCTCATCGTGCTGAACAACGACGCGGTGACGTCCCTTCCCTTCCCCAACCTCCAGCGGGTGGGCGGCTCCGTGCAAATCGAAGACAACGACAGCCTGCAATCCCTCAGGGGGACGGGCCTGTGGTTCATCGGCATGGGCTTCCATGTCTCTGATAACGATGCGCTCCAGGACCTGTCCGGGCTGGAGAAGCTGGAGGTCGTCGCCGGCCCGCTCAGTGTCTCAGGCAACGACGCACTGCGCTCCACCGAGGGACTGGTGGCGCTCGGCCACGTGCGTGGACTTGGCATCATCTCCAATGCCGAGCTGGAGTGGGCGGGAGACCTGCCCAACCTGCGGAGCATCCACGTCGAGCTCGACGTCCGCTACAACCCGAAGCTGCTCGGCTTGCGCAACCTGGGCAGCCTCCAGTCCGTCTCCCAGGTGCGCCTGCACGACAACCCGCTGCTGGCGGAGGTGTCGGGACTCGCGAAGGTGACAGACCTCGCCATCCTGTCCGTGCAGCGCAATGGAGCCCTGACGAGCCTGGCGGGCCTGACACACCTGCGCGAGGTGGGGAGCCTGAGCTTGTTCGAGAACCCGGAGCTCGCGAGCTTCGGCCTGGGCAGGCTGGAGCGGGTGAGAGACGAGTTCCAGGTCATCCTCAACCCGAAGCTGCCCACGTGCCTGGCCACGTCGCTCGCGGCGGCCGTGTACACGGGCCAACCGGCCCTGCTGCGCATCCGGGACAACGACGACGGTGCCACATGCGGCAACTGA
- a CDS encoding caspase family protein, with protein sequence MKKLGVLLGAFTLLLAPGAASAQAVVRRALVIAHNGSDDPSLPDLRFADDDGVLWAETLQRLGVETTLLVAPDAATRAGGRPVLAGARPPTPDEVKREVARLRAASLADDELGRQTDVLLIYVGHGNTDESGRAYFTLAGGRLDKSSLYADVVDPLAADYVHVIVDACRASGVVGSRGGQTDAAVLAELRGMLAREQLATRPTVGALFAESDDGETHEWSRIRAGVFSHVARSGMMGAADINGDGRVEYSELGAFVTASLQGVKGLPARLTLHAFAPTREPRRPLVGPAPTGPSLTLPSGFEHSRISVEDADGRRLADVRRSEDQYVLLRLPERDVYWVRTPTAEARITLAELTQVPQLSARELQERGPAEEALRRGLFAVPLDKDFYEQYVAAAGLVPVDLSRAFPPAPGGTLHHLPRLLDTLGWDFGLTALQAPLGLGVFAVGPSVSFRKELRPFVYYGVRGSYSLTPVAAFDIKTRGATLLAVSKDGIRTHRATVQGLLGTEGLVGLAGLPLFAEAGLGWGVLGVTSDLKPMADPTVFTSHAAAGVTAKVAGLRWRLAATVAMDLVTVRGDDFLDRSFGLELTFRR encoded by the coding sequence ATGAAAAAGTTGGGAGTGCTCCTCGGAGCATTCACGCTGTTGCTGGCCCCCGGCGCCGCCTCCGCGCAGGCCGTGGTGCGTCGTGCGCTCGTCATCGCCCACAACGGGAGCGATGACCCCTCGCTTCCGGACCTGCGCTTCGCGGACGACGACGGCGTGCTGTGGGCGGAGACACTCCAGCGGCTGGGCGTGGAGACCACGCTGCTCGTGGCCCCGGACGCGGCGACGCGCGCGGGCGGCCGGCCGGTGCTGGCCGGAGCGCGCCCGCCCACCCCGGACGAGGTGAAGCGCGAGGTGGCGCGGCTGCGCGCGGCCAGCCTGGCGGACGACGAGCTGGGGCGGCAAACGGACGTGCTGCTCATCTACGTGGGCCACGGCAACACGGACGAGTCGGGGCGCGCCTACTTCACCCTCGCGGGCGGCCGGCTGGACAAGTCGAGCCTCTACGCGGACGTGGTGGACCCGCTCGCCGCGGACTACGTGCACGTCATCGTGGACGCGTGCCGCGCCTCGGGCGTGGTGGGCAGCCGCGGCGGCCAGACGGACGCGGCCGTGCTGGCGGAGCTGCGCGGCATGCTCGCGCGCGAGCAGCTCGCCACCCGCCCCACGGTGGGCGCCCTCTTCGCGGAGAGCGACGACGGCGAGACGCACGAGTGGTCCCGCATCCGCGCCGGCGTCTTCAGCCACGTGGCGCGCTCGGGGATGATGGGCGCGGCCGACATCAACGGCGACGGGCGCGTGGAGTACAGCGAGCTGGGCGCCTTCGTCACCGCGTCCCTGCAGGGCGTGAAGGGCCTGCCCGCGCGGCTCACCCTGCATGCCTTCGCCCCCACGCGCGAGCCCCGCCGCCCGCTGGTGGGCCCCGCCCCGACGGGCCCGAGCCTCACCCTGCCCTCCGGCTTCGAGCACTCGCGCATCTCCGTGGAGGACGCGGACGGCCGCCGCCTGGCGGACGTGCGGCGCTCGGAGGACCAGTACGTGCTGCTGCGCCTGCCCGAGCGCGACGTGTACTGGGTGCGCACCCCCACGGCCGAGGCCCGCATCACCCTGGCGGAGCTCACCCAGGTGCCCCAGCTGTCGGCCCGCGAGCTCCAGGAGCGCGGCCCCGCCGAGGAGGCGCTGCGGCGCGGCCTGTTCGCGGTGCCGCTGGACAAGGACTTCTACGAGCAGTACGTGGCCGCCGCCGGCCTGGTACCGGTGGACCTGTCCCGCGCCTTCCCGCCCGCGCCGGGAGGCACGCTGCACCACCTGCCACGGCTGCTGGACACGCTGGGGTGGGACTTCGGTCTCACGGCGCTGCAGGCCCCGCTGGGGCTGGGGGTCTTCGCCGTCGGGCCCAGCGTGTCGTTCCGCAAGGAGCTCCGGCCCTTCGTCTACTACGGCGTGCGCGGCAGCTACTCGCTGACGCCGGTGGCGGCCTTCGACATCAAGACCCGCGGCGCCACGCTGCTGGCGGTGTCGAAAGACGGCATCCGCACCCACCGCGCCACGGTGCAGGGGCTTTTGGGCACGGAGGGCCTGGTGGGTCTGGCGGGCCTGCCCCTGTTCGCCGAAGCGGGCCTGGGCTGGGGGGTGCTGGGCGTGACGAGCGACTTGAAGCCCATGGCAGACCCCACCGTCTTCACCTCGCACGCGGCCGCGGGGGTGACGGCGAAGGTGGCGGGACTGCGGTGGAGGCTGGCGGCCACCGTGGCCATGGACCTGGTCACCGTCCGCGGGGACGACTTCCTGGACCGTTCCTTCGGCCTGGAGCTGACCTTCAGGCGCTGA
- a CDS encoding DUF7151 family protein has product MRWTWLAVLALVAGCDGIKLEDLVRQHEALTRIVPEPPGERCPHGGQAVLSGLDGDDDGVLGSAEVTDTTYVCTTSLMHQQPEPAGLNCEHGGHAVRTGLDLDADGQLDDEEVRRTEYICATATPDVLVRTQQVPPGERCPHGGHVSHAGRDLDGDGLLEDGEITREVYGCTEPEPVLAQVRPLTEPPFVCAMESTLVEAGVDMDRDGVLDREELRTSVRLCVLPSRARVRQRPEPEGARCPRGGAGVELGQDSNEDGTLEDSEVQDTLYVCYETAAYEGDYEVRSAADLAALRAVSHIRGALKIIWGSVTEVVLPGLTFVEGDLDINHNPALTRVELPGLRYVGGGLHVADSEGLVTLVIGPPGPEPEWPVKVGMDLHVGGNPQLTTLAGLTAVAPRRGLHIGHNAALVDAPRFPYVEALAGSVSIQANPLLRELPLSSLASVGGSVEVIDNDALTSIEDLRHLENVGGDYVLRGNDTLETTFGWWLLRTVGGVLEVSDNDSLEAIGSSSLRSVGALTLHGNASLETVSSNSLNEVVGHVSITSNPKLLGVAELPVLQSVGGGLTLSDNALLADLSGFDQIPMLEHLRVVRNGALTGLGALRTLRELRELTVRHNPELTRLELARLAHVSTRFEVTGNPKLPTCLAVSLAEDVYAGTAEARVIQGNADSPCAQ; this is encoded by the coding sequence ATGCGCTGGACGTGGCTGGCGGTGCTCGCACTGGTGGCAGGCTGCGATGGCATCAAGCTGGAGGACCTCGTGAGGCAACACGAGGCGCTCACGCGCATCGTCCCGGAGCCACCCGGGGAGCGCTGCCCGCATGGCGGCCAGGCGGTGCTGTCCGGCCTGGACGGCGATGACGACGGCGTGCTCGGCAGCGCCGAAGTCACGGACACGACGTACGTGTGCACCACGTCGCTGATGCACCAGCAGCCAGAGCCCGCGGGGCTGAACTGCGAGCACGGCGGGCACGCCGTGCGGACCGGCCTGGACCTGGACGCGGACGGCCAGCTCGACGACGAGGAGGTTCGCCGCACCGAGTACATCTGCGCCACGGCCACGCCCGACGTGCTGGTACGCACGCAGCAGGTGCCTCCCGGGGAGCGGTGCCCCCACGGCGGGCACGTCTCCCACGCCGGGCGGGACCTGGACGGTGACGGCCTCCTGGAGGACGGGGAGATTACCCGAGAGGTGTACGGCTGCACGGAGCCAGAGCCGGTGCTCGCGCAGGTGCGGCCCCTGACGGAGCCTCCCTTCGTGTGCGCGATGGAGAGCACCCTCGTCGAGGCGGGTGTGGACATGGACCGGGATGGGGTGCTCGACCGCGAGGAGCTGCGGACCTCCGTGCGACTCTGCGTGCTGCCCTCCCGGGCCCGGGTGCGCCAGCGGCCGGAGCCGGAGGGCGCGCGCTGCCCCAGGGGGGGCGCCGGGGTGGAGCTGGGACAGGACTCGAACGAGGATGGGACGCTCGAGGACTCCGAGGTCCAGGACACCCTGTACGTGTGCTACGAGACGGCGGCCTACGAGGGGGATTACGAGGTGCGCAGCGCGGCGGACCTCGCTGCGCTGCGAGCCGTCTCCCATATCCGGGGTGCGCTCAAGATCATCTGGGGGAGCGTCACGGAGGTGGTGCTCCCGGGACTGACCTTCGTGGAGGGCGACCTGGACATCAACCACAACCCGGCGCTGACACGGGTGGAGCTGCCGGGCCTGCGCTACGTGGGAGGGGGGCTGCACGTGGCGGACAGCGAGGGGCTCGTCACGCTGGTCATCGGCCCACCCGGTCCCGAGCCGGAGTGGCCGGTCAAGGTGGGTATGGACCTGCACGTGGGCGGCAACCCCCAGCTCACGACGCTGGCCGGACTGACCGCCGTGGCCCCGCGGCGCGGCCTCCACATCGGCCACAACGCGGCGCTCGTGGATGCGCCGCGCTTCCCGTATGTCGAGGCGCTCGCGGGCTCCGTGAGCATCCAGGCCAACCCCCTCCTGCGGGAGCTGCCGTTGAGCAGCCTGGCGTCGGTGGGCGGAAGCGTGGAGGTCATCGACAACGATGCGCTCACCTCCATCGAAGACCTCCGCCATTTGGAGAACGTCGGCGGAGACTACGTCCTCCGCGGCAACGACACGCTGGAGACCACCTTCGGCTGGTGGTTGCTGCGGACCGTCGGCGGCGTCCTCGAGGTGTCGGACAACGACAGCCTGGAGGCCATCGGGTCGTCCTCGCTGCGCAGCGTGGGCGCCCTCACCCTCCACGGGAACGCCTCGCTGGAGACGGTGTCGTCGAATTCCCTGAATGAGGTGGTCGGGCATGTCTCCATCACCTCCAACCCGAAGCTGCTGGGCGTGGCGGAGCTTCCCGTCCTGCAGAGCGTGGGCGGGGGCCTGACGCTCTCCGACAACGCGCTCCTGGCCGACCTGTCCGGCTTCGACCAGATACCGATGCTGGAGCACCTGCGGGTGGTGCGCAACGGCGCCCTGACGGGGCTGGGTGCCCTGCGCACCCTGCGCGAGCTGAGGGAGCTGACCGTGCGGCACAACCCCGAGCTGACCCGGCTGGAGCTGGCGAGGCTGGCACATGTGAGCACGCGCTTCGAGGTGACGGGCAACCCGAAGCTGCCCACCTGCCTGGCCGTGTCGCTCGCGGAGGACGTATACGCCGGCACGGCCGAGGCGCGCGTCATCCAGGGCAATGCGGACAGCCCCTGTGCGCAGTAG
- a CDS encoding DUF7151 family protein: MARTWGHIWLVGLVVATGCDDIDLGQVLKPPQTLIRQDGEPAGLNCPLGGRKVRAGPDLDGDGTLAESEAEATEYVCDSTIPGMLVRVLQLLPGEPCPYGGQRFQAGHDLNGNDMLEDTEVLREVHGCSEPETVTTRVRTALPEEVSCEAGGSAVEAGADLNRNGTLEDSERQALLFICVEPAGVLTRQLEIATPSPICPAGSTRVFAGEDLNLDGVLDGDEILRDMWVCWPLKTFDGTYTVRDGADLAALQGISRIRGSLEVAATSLSELSLPNLMMVEGSIFIQDNPDLTGVSLRQLRFVAGDLNITGNASLQVLHVGDPRGGPVKLDSDLTVARNGRLVTLAGLDAVVPGRGLNIIDNALLRVGGAFSYVHALPGDITLLDNPQLQAPPFVNLKRLGGTLTITNNSALTSLEGPPLESIGRDLVIHRNGGLTTQLGLGTLKSVEGSLDIQANASLRSLGPGLRSLTYVGAISIVDNPSLDEIYGVSLPLRSVGALYIGGNESLRSLDVFMNVQAANSVVLIGNPSLGSLYGLRRLRSVGSLQVHDNDTLLTLAGMDELREVRELRVSFNGKLSALGMNQLTRVKDAFSIVENPSLPTCLATALAAKTFWQPPDISRNDDTATCD; the protein is encoded by the coding sequence ATGGCACGCACCTGGGGACACATCTGGCTGGTGGGGCTCGTGGTGGCCACCGGCTGCGATGACATTGACCTGGGCCAGGTCCTCAAGCCACCCCAGACACTCATCCGGCAGGACGGCGAGCCGGCGGGATTGAACTGCCCCCTCGGCGGGCGGAAGGTACGGGCAGGCCCGGACCTGGACGGGGACGGCACGCTCGCCGAGTCCGAGGCGGAGGCCACCGAGTACGTCTGCGACTCGACCATCCCCGGCATGCTGGTGCGGGTGCTGCAGCTGCTCCCGGGCGAGCCGTGCCCCTACGGAGGCCAGCGCTTCCAGGCCGGGCATGACCTGAACGGCAACGACATGCTGGAGGACACCGAGGTCCTCCGTGAGGTCCATGGCTGCTCGGAGCCGGAGACGGTGACGACGCGTGTGCGCACCGCCCTCCCGGAAGAGGTCTCCTGCGAGGCGGGCGGCTCCGCGGTGGAGGCCGGGGCGGACCTCAACCGCAATGGCACGCTGGAGGACTCGGAGCGCCAGGCACTGCTCTTCATCTGCGTGGAGCCCGCCGGGGTCCTCACCCGACAACTGGAGATAGCCACCCCCAGCCCGATTTGTCCGGCCGGGAGCACCCGCGTGTTCGCGGGTGAGGACCTGAACCTGGACGGCGTGCTGGATGGCGACGAAATCCTCAGGGACATGTGGGTGTGCTGGCCCCTGAAGACGTTCGACGGGACGTACACGGTGAGGGACGGGGCGGACCTCGCGGCGCTCCAGGGCATCTCCCGCATCCGGGGCTCGCTCGAGGTCGCCGCCACGTCGCTCTCGGAGCTGTCGCTGCCGAACCTGATGATGGTGGAGGGCAGCATCTTCATCCAGGACAACCCGGACCTGACGGGCGTGTCCCTTCGCCAGCTGCGCTTCGTGGCGGGGGACCTGAACATCACCGGAAACGCGAGCCTGCAGGTGCTCCACGTGGGCGACCCGAGAGGGGGGCCGGTGAAGCTGGACAGCGACCTGACGGTGGCGCGCAACGGCCGGCTCGTCACCCTGGCGGGCCTGGACGCCGTCGTCCCGGGCCGCGGCCTCAACATCATCGACAATGCGCTGCTGCGTGTCGGCGGAGCGTTCAGCTACGTGCACGCGCTGCCAGGGGACATCACCCTCCTGGACAACCCGCAGCTGCAGGCCCCGCCCTTCGTCAACCTGAAGCGGCTGGGCGGCACCCTCACCATCACCAACAACAGTGCCCTCACCTCCCTGGAGGGCCCACCTCTGGAGTCCATTGGCAGGGACCTCGTCATCCATCGCAACGGGGGGCTGACCACCCAGCTGGGCCTGGGGACGCTCAAGTCCGTCGAGGGCTCACTCGACATCCAGGCCAACGCCTCGCTGAGGAGCCTGGGCCCGGGGCTGCGCAGCCTCACGTACGTGGGGGCCATCTCCATCGTCGACAATCCCAGCCTGGACGAAATCTACGGCGTCAGCCTTCCCCTCCGTTCGGTCGGAGCGCTCTACATCGGCGGCAACGAGAGCCTGCGGTCGCTGGATGTCTTCATGAACGTCCAGGCCGCGAACAGCGTGGTGCTCATCGGAAATCCCTCGCTCGGGAGCTTGTACGGACTCCGCAGGCTCCGGAGCGTGGGCTCCCTGCAGGTCCACGACAACGACACGCTGCTGACGCTGGCTGGAATGGACGAGCTCCGGGAGGTGAGGGAGCTCCGGGTGAGCTTCAACGGGAAGCTGTCAGCGCTGGGGATGAACCAGCTGACACGGGTCAAAGACGCCTTCTCCATCGTGGAGAACCCGAGCCTTCCCACCTGCCTGGCCACCGCGCTCGCGGCGAAGACGTTCTGGCAACCACCCGACATCTCCCGGAACGACGACACGGCGACCTGTGACTGA